One genomic region from Quercus robur chromosome 4, dhQueRobu3.1, whole genome shotgun sequence encodes:
- the LOC126722947 gene encoding bark storage protein A-like has protein sequence MATKLVTRCSLLMQVLVFFLAVVPDAFALPLNRLKSLTVIKEVNRRGPYLGLITVYEPEENAFFATGAFKPHKTHPFVDLSGRRFRVGKIHGEKVIYVRCGVGMVNAAAATQQMLDLFDIKGIIHFGIAGNANDSMSIGDVIIPKQFANTGIWGWVNLNSTTNLSDVVHLDIASYNVPKGEGNNLLGHIGYSDEEFYSELGKPNTAQPLFWAETSKHWLHLAAKLEGMELEQCVNSSLCLPHKPKLVVGLRGSTSNIFVDNAAYRKFLVRNFHVSSVDMESAAVVMTSLSNGSPVIVFRGLSDLAGGQSGGNAILKFGPLAALNTAKAVVQFIKTLQ, from the exons ATGGCTACAAAACTAGTTACAAGATGTTCACTGCTTATGCAGGTTTTAGTTTTCTTTCTGGCTGTTGTTCCTGATGCATTTGCTTTACCACTAAACAGGTTGAAATCTCTGACTGTAATCAAGGAGGTAAACCGCAGAGGGCCTTATCTTGGTCTCATCACAGTGTATGAACCTGAAGAGAATGCTTTTTTTGCTACTGGGGCTTTTAAGCCTCACAAGACTCACCCATTTGTTGACTTATCAG GCCGGCGATTCCGGGTTGGAAAGATCCATGGTGAGAAAGTCATCTATGTGAGATGTGGGGTTGGAATG GTAAATGCTGCAGCAGCAACACAACAAATGCTGGATTTGTTTGACATAAAGGGCATAATCCATTTTGGCATTGCTGGGAATGCAAATGATTCTATGTCCATTGGAGATGTTATCATTCCCAAACAATTTGCTAACACTGGCATTTGGGGCTGGGTG AACCTTAATAGTACAACGAACCTTAGCGATGTTGTTCACTTGGATATTGCAAGCTACAATGTACCAAAAGGTGAAGGAAATAATTTGTTGGGACATATTGGGTATAGTGATGAGGAATTCTACTCTGAGTTGGGGAAGCCCAATACTGCTCAGCCGCTGTTTTGGGCAGAAACAAGTAAGCATTGGCTTCATCTTGCTGCCAAATTGGAG GGGATGGAATTGGAACAGTGTGTGAATTCAAGCTTGTGCCTCCCACACAAGCCCAAGCTAGTAGTTGGACTAAGGGGATCAACATCCAACATTTTTGTGGATAATGCAGCTTATAGGAAATTTTTAGTTAGAAATTTTCACGTGTCATCCGTAGATATGGAGAGTGCAGCTGTAGTAATG ACAAGCTTGTCAAATGGTTCTCCAGTGATAGTATTCAGAGGGTTATCAGATTTAGCCGGAGGACAATCAGGAGGAAAtgcaattttaaaatttggaccTCTTGCAGCACTCAATACTGCCAAAGCTGTTGTTCAATTTATCAAGACATTACAatga